In a genomic window of Primulina huaijiensis isolate GDHJ02 chromosome 10, ASM1229523v2, whole genome shotgun sequence:
- the LOC140986588 gene encoding secreted RxLR effector protein 161-like, which translates to MQDCKPTDTPVAKGDKFSLKQCPKNDFEEKEMQKIPYASAVGSLIYAQICTRPDIAYVTGMLGRYLSNPGVEHWKAVKRALRYLQRTKDYMLIYRRLDQLEIIGYTDSDFAGCQDSMKSTSGYIYLLAGGAISWKSAKQSLIASSTMAAEFVACYEASNHGIWLQNFVTGLRIVDGIERPLRLHCDNKSAVMYSNNNRSSTKSKHIDIKFLVVKERIQSGKLSIEHIGTNSMVADPLTKGLPPKQFHEHIASMCVMSIEEIQF; encoded by the coding sequence ATGCAAGATTGCAAACCAACGGATACCCCTGTGGCTAAGGGAGACAAATTTAGTCTcaaacaatgcccaaagaatgattttgaggaaaaggaaatgcAGAAGATTCCCTATGCATCTGCAGTGGGGAGTCTGATATATGCTCAGATTTGTACACGTCCAGATATTGCGTACGTGACAGGAATGTTGGGACGATATTTAAGTAATCCAGGAGTGGAACATTGGAAAGCAGTCAAAAGGGCCTTACGGTACCTACAGAGAACAAAAGATTACATGCTCATATATCGGAGGTTGGATCAGCTTGAGATCATTGGGTATACTGACTCCGATTTTGCTGGATGCCAAGATAGTATGAAATCTACGTCGGGCTACATCTATCTCCTTGCTGGAGGTGCCATTTCCTGGAAGAGTGCTAAACAGTCACTTATAGCCTCTTCCACCATGGCAGCTGAGTTTGTAGCGTGTTATGAGGCATCCAATCATGGAATATGGCTGCAAAATTTTGTCACGGGACTGCGCATTGTTGATGGCATTGAAAGGCCACTAAGGTTACATTGTGACAATAAATCAGCAGTTATGTATTCCAATAACAACAGGAGCTCGACGAAGTCAAAACATATTGACATCAAGTTTCTGGTTGTTAAAGAAAGAATTCAGAGTGGAAAGTTGTCTATTGAGCATATCGGTACAAACTCCATGGTTGCGGATCCGCTTACTAAGGGATTACCACCCAAACAGTTTCATGAGCACATTGCTAGTATGTGTGTTATGTCAATTGAGGAAATTCAGTTTTAG